AAGAGAGATCCTTATATAAAGATCTCCAGAAGGAAAGAGATAAGGTGGGACccttatcttttacaaaaggaGAAACATAATTATGAAAGCAATAAAGTAAGAAAGCACACCATGCTAAActgaaaaagcaaaagcaaactTTAGACAAGACAGGACCCTTgtctaattattaaagcaaactttaataaagcaAAAGCTAAAGATTCCCATGTGTGTCGGCAATCATGGAGTGGATGGGTAGTGTGATGGAGACATATCACCAGTTTCTTTCTCATATTGGCGCTTGGCACGACAAATCTGTCTCTGATCAAGGGATGCTTCAGCTTGcagatatttttcttcatctgCATCAGTCATTTTTGGTGTGGAGGAAGTAGGAGAGTCTGGATTGGTGACTGTGTACGGggtatttttattatggagAAGAGATTGAAAATCTTCCCAAGGATCTTAAGCATCTTGGAATAAGACATTAGTGTAATCAGGATGTTGTTCCATGACAAGAATGCCATGTGGACTTAAACTCGAACCTGGAGTAAAGGTCTGTGTCTTTGGGACTATTTACAAGCTGTGTGATGGTCCGACAGAGGTGTGGTGGATGTTAGTGGCAGGTGGCTGAACATTGTTGAGTTCCATGAGATAAACTTGAAGAACAGATGTGACTGACGTATCATGGATGAGAGGATAAGGATGGGGAtaagttttccattcataaGCCATGTCTTGAGTCCAGAAGTCTCTTGTTTCTGGGTGCTGGAAATATGGGCGGTGAACAATGAAAGTTATGGTGAATATGTTTGGTTCATGTTCTGGCATCCTATTTAATTCGTGAAAAGTGCACAGATTCTGGAGCTGTTTACGCCACCATGTGAGGGGTGAATACCATTCGAGGAGTGTCCATAGAAGGTCAGAGGAAAATTCAGGAGTGGTGATGTGGCGGAGGACTGGTTTAACAGGGAAGACCAATTTTGTAGCATACAAAGTTGTGAGAACCCCACAAGCCTATTACATAACCTAGTACTGGCTGAATATCTACCTAGTGGCAATAATGTTCGAGCCTAACCTCATCCACACCAGCCGAAGGTATGGCAAGGGAAGGTGGTTCAATCGGATGTTTGCTCAAATTTCATCTAATCAGCCACaaattccttatcaacatGGACAATTCCTCTTTTCCTAGAATCTTTGATTTCAAGAACAAATTACTTCCTGAAAAATAGCTACTCAACCTCAAAACTTGGTTCTCCAAATATGACTTTACTATCCAGCACATCAAAGGTAAACAGAACCTCATCCCAGACTTCCTTACACGCCCGGCTATAAATAAACCCTTAGTCCTCTCTTCAACTCATATCATCCCAGTCATAACCATGAATCGACAACTTCCTTTCAAAACTCTCAACCAAAGATCTTTTCCCATGACCATTCCTTTTTCTTCAGCCTACCAAATCCAAGACTTTGCTAAGAAATTCCTTTATAGGTATTTCTTCAATGTTCACAGTAAGACTCCTAATCGTTTTCCTACACTCTATATGGAAAACTTGTTTCTCACAGGTCTCACCCTGTCTCACTTGTCCATCTCAGAAGACGAGTTATGGTATATGTGGTGTCTCACAACTTTGTATGCTACAAAACTGGTCTTCCCTGTTAAACCAGTCCTCCGCCACATCACCACTCCTGAATTTTCCTCTGACCTTCTATGGACACTCCTCGAATGGTATTCACCCCTCACATGGTGGCGTAAACAGCTCCAGAATCTGTGACTTTTATGCATGTATAAATTCTGATGCATATGGATGACCATATTaagctttttaaaaaaaacttagaaaatacaaaacaacttCATTAGGGCCCAAGGTATGTTGCACTGCAAGGCTAGcacttttactctttaaacaaTATGCTCTTGGGCCTCATTAATTGATCTTTTGGGCATCACGTATCgccgtccccaaaagatttctttttacttaGGTTTGAGGGCTTGCCCTCCTTAGAAGCTTTGCCACCTGATAGTACAACCacctattttttaataaattcattttctaaaacatCTTCTTGATAATGTAATCCATGATATGCATGCATCCAATGCAACTTATGTCATAGCATTTGAAGTTCCTAGATGCATAACAGAATCAACACATAACACTATTTAAGAACAAGATTCTTTAATATAGGCGGCATAGCCGACCATCACATAGTTAAGTATAAGTATCACAGATTAGGCCGTCGAGCCGACCATAATATAACTAAGTATCATAGATTAGGCGGCAAAGCCGACCATAAGGTAATTAAGTATCATAGCTTAAGCGGCAGAGCCGACCATAACATAACTAAGTATCATAGATTAGGCGGCATAGCTGACCATATAAGAATTTAGATTACAACTAATCACATCATAATGGTCATCACAGCATAGAGGAAtggttaaaatttaagttaagtatgaaaagaattttgtcCCTACATTGCAGTTGAAGTGTTACTTACCTCTTGACCTTAACTTCTCTAGACCTTTCTAAATTAAGGATTTCTCTACTCTTGATATTATGACTTAGAAATAGAAGAGAATGAAATTTCTAGgttggattgaaaatgaaaggggTAAGGGGTATTTATAGGATTTCTTAAGGCTAATGGATGGATAGGATTTTGCCACCATAACTCTTGAtcaatggttgagattaacCTTCATAAATACCTTACTAAAATCTAGAATTCTTATATTTCTTTACAAACTTCTCTTACATCATCACGTATGTCATCATTTCTTATATCATTGTTTAtgtcatcattaattaaaattaaatattttatattattattattattattattttaatacttaaggGAACTTATtagcttaaaataaattctattatttttaagtgagAAAATTGTAACTCACACTAACGCCTCGCCGATTTCATAATAACGGCTCACCGTTGTTAAAGATTTTCGGTGAAGCATTTTGCTTGCTATCGGTTCATCGTTAACTGGATAACGGTCGACCAATATCGCATGTGAAATAGAATCAGGTTCTGGACACTATCGGCTCACCGATAGGGGGATATTGGCTTGCCGATATCACGAGATAATAGAACAGTAAACTgatttctcttcattttttcaCTTGCCCCTAAACCATTTTCTCTTACCCACCGGATGGaactctctctttctcttaaATCAACCATTTTTCTTGCCTTTTCTCtccaaatttaaattatacaaTCAATTCTTATCTTCTTAAGAACCattccaaaattaaaaaatcccaATTTTTGAACCCTAGAACCACCCAACTTGTTCTTGCTTGAATCGACACgatttttctccatttttttgtcaaaattaaacttgaaatcACTCTTTATTCTCTCCAACTTCATTTCTACCGGttcaaattctttcaaaaacatcaattttttcaaaaacccCAATTTGTTCAATGAAAATGGCTGAAAGACAACCACTGTGGAGAGGTGCCCGAACCAAGCGTGCTTGAtgagattaaggataaaactatcacaagcaCATAGGATGAGGCATATTCATATCCTATTCAAGTTCCCGTCGGACCCATTACACGAGCtcgagcaaagaaattcaaagaagcacttaatggattgattcaagcaacttgagctcaatcaaattcgtggAGGGTCCATTGAAGGAATTGCATatgataaatgcatgattcaggCTCTTCAAGTTTCCAAATAGTCACTTCCATGAAATATGGAGTTGGCTTAAACATTATGgtgggaaaatatattattttcctttttcagatactttTTCGTTTCTTGAGGAGGCTATTAGGGAATCAAAtcagttatttctattttaatcgcctagttttcatttaattgatgtaagacATTTAAGACAATTAGGATCCTGATTTAGTTTAAACTTTTTCCTATTTACTTAGATTAGGattatgatttgatttagGGAAGATTTAGATTCAGATTTGAGTTTTGGgttaggatttatttccaaaaattcttgtaaccaaccCTATATAAAGGACTCAtattcaataaacaaaaaaaaagaagtttttttatgcaattggtgagagagttaactctctttggttctttacgaactctttgaacttattgGATTTCCGTGGCATTTAAAttcttgacttatcaatcagaTCATCCATAACTGATTGTGGCGCCTTCATATATCAAGGTTCGTGCTTTCAATAAGCATTGGGTCGAGGTTCCATTCCATTCCCGATTTAGATTCGATCTTAGGCactaaattgattagggtcGCATCAGTTCTTGACGGGGTTCgtatcatttggtatcagagcctagGCTCCAAGGTCAGATCCATCTATCTTTGTTgtttttcattcttatttgaatttttcatcttgttctagtatctataaaaaaaaagaaaaaaaaaagtcgtGAACAGTATTTTCATTAACAGTACCGCGTGAACAGTGTCTCATGAACAGTTCCGTGTGAACAGTGCCGCATAAACAGTATTTTTAGGGTTTccttttaaaatcaattttgcatCTTTGTGGTTTAATTCTCCGTAAATCCACAAATTTTACCTATTccttttccttaaaaaaaaaactccaacCTCCCCTTGAAATCTTTCattgttttttcattatttgtgtCTTGGAAGTCTAAAATGAGTTTTACCCCATCGGTGAAAATTTTGTCCAAAATCAAAACTCGACTTTCGTACACATTGCCTTCTtgttcttgaaattaaattctcctTAGTTGTCATCTTTGTGAATTGCCTCTGAAATCTTGATATTGGTTCGATTAGTTTGACAAGAACCGAGTGAGGATTACTAAGAGTGGAAAAAGGCAAGAGAGTATGAGCGTATTAAAAGGTAAAGCCAATAATTTGAGTGAAACACGAGTGGAATTCAGTGAGTAATATTTCTCGAGTGAAACACGTAAGGGAGTGAAGTAAGGTCCTTCCACATTATTTCCAATGTTCTTTTGCAGATAATAGCTATGTCTCACAACTTAGAACAAAACACAAATGAAGAGGATCAATCCGCAACTActcaaaatttacaaattcaagCATTGATGGGAGAGATGAGAAGGATGATGAGGGTTGAATTAGAGCTCATCCACGAGTGTTTGGATCGAGTGGAGAACACACGTGCAGAGCAGCCACAACCTGTTCCCCAAGGACGTAGGAGAGAAAGAGCTCCAGCTAGAGGAGAGATTGATGACTATTATAGGGATGAGTATGATGAAGGAGAGGACTCAATAGGGTAGCTACAGGAGAGATTGACAAGGTAGGAGAACTAGGAATAGAGATGATGGATTGAGTGGCataaagatgaaaattcaatCTTTTCAAGGAAAATCCGACCTAGAAGCATACCTTGAAtgggagaagaaaataaagttcaTATTTGACTGCCATAATTATTCAGAggcaaaaaaagtaaaattagatGTGATTGAGTTTTCTGACTATGCTATTACTTGGTGGGATCAGTTTGTTATAAGCAAAAAACGAAATAGGGAACATCCAATTGAGACATGGgatgaaatgaaatcattGATGAGAAAGCGTTTTATACCTAACCACTATTATCGAGACTTGTACTAAAAATTACAATGTCTTACATAGGGTAGCCGAAACGTTAAggattattttaaagaaatggaGATTGCCATGATTAGAGCAAATGTGGAGGAGGATAGAGAAGCTACCATGGCACGATTCCTAAATGGACTTAATCGGGAGATTGGAGATAAGGTTGAGTTGCAACATTATATGGAGATTGAGGAAATAGTCCACAAAGCCATCAAGATTGAACAGCAACTGAAGAGGAGGGGTAACACTCGTGCAACCCCAAACTCGAGTTCCACTCCTTGGAAGCCAAGCTATGTGCAACGAGATGAGAGGCCACAAGCATCTACTACACCTAAGCTAAGATCCAAGCCCTCGAAGCACAATACACAAGGTAACACCGTAACTCCTACAATTAAGAATCGTGacattaagtgttttaaatgtcAAGGCAGGGGGCATATCGCAAGTGAATGTGTGAATAAAAGAGTTATAGTATTGTGGGACAATGGTGAGATTGTAACTGAAGATAAGACGGAAGAGAATGAGATACCACCATTAGAGGATGTCGAAGATGAAGAGTATATAGCCCATGAGGAATTGACTTTAGTAGCGAGGAGAGTTTTGAGTGTGCAAGTAAAGGAAGACGAAGCAGCGCAACGGGAAAATATTTTCCATACTAGGTGCTATGTTCAAGACAAAGTATGTAGTATGATTATTGACGGAGGAAGTTGTACTAATGTTGCTAGTATTATCATGGTAGAGAAGTTAGGGCTTCTAACACTTAAACACCCACGGCCATACAAAGTAAAATGGTTAAATGACAATGGAGAGGTGAAAGTGAACAAGCAGGTACTAGTGACTTTTCGAATTGGCAAGTATGAAAATAAGGTGCTTTGTGATGTAGTGCCAATGCAGGCTGGACACTTGTTACTTGGGCGGCCTTCGCAATTCGACAGACATGTGAAACATGATGGCTTCACCAACAAATATTCATTTGTATTTAATCAACGCAACATCAAAGCAGGTTAATGGAGACCAAGTGAGcctacagagagagagagtgaggaaaagaaaaggagagaaaaagatagtgaaattcaaaaagagGCCGAGGAaaatgtgagagaaaaaccaaagaaaaatacGGCCTTTGAGCAAAAATTAGatggaaaacaaaagaatttctaCGCGAGAGCGAGTGAGATAAAAAAAGCGTTGTTTTTACATCAGCCGATGATTGTGCATTTGTACAAAGAGGCATTTTTAAACATTAACGAATTTGACCCTACTTTGCCTAGTTATATTACTTCTCTTTTGCAGGAGTATGAGGATGTCTTTCCTGAGGAAACACCACATGGTTTACCTCCAATCCGAGGGATTGAACATCAGATTGATTTTGTGCCCAGTGCAGCCATTCCAAATAGACCAGCCTATAAGAGCAATCCGGAGGAGACCAAGGAACTTCAAATGCAggttaatgaattaatgaaaaaaggGTGCGTGAGAGAAAGCATGAGTCCATGTACAGTTCCTGTTTTATTAGTTCCTAAGAAGGATGGGacgtggaggatgtgtgttgaCTGTCGAGCCATCAACAACATACCGGTAAAGTATCGACATCTTATTCCTAGGCTAGATgacatgcttgatgaattacatggGTCTTGtgtattttccaaaattgatttgaaaagtgGATATCATCATATTAGAATGAAAGAAGGAGATCAATGGAAAActgcttttaaaacaaaatatagtTTGTATGAATGGTTAGTCATGCCTTTTGGTCTCACTAATGCCTCGAACACTTTTATGAGACTTATGAATCATGTCTTGCGAACTTTTATTGGcaagtttgttgttgtttattttgatgatatcctcATTTATAGCAAAAACATAAACGATCATGTAGTACAT
This window of the Citrus sinensis cultivar Valencia sweet orange chromosome 8, DVS_A1.0, whole genome shotgun sequence genome carries:
- the LOC127899347 gene encoding uncharacterized protein LOC127899347, which encodes MEIAMIRANVEEDREATMARFLNGLNREIGDKVELQHYMEIEEIVHKAIKIEQQLKRRGNTRATPNSSSTPWKPSYVQRDERPQASTTPKLRSKPSKHNTQGNTVTPTIKNRDIKCFKCQGRGHIASECVNKRVIVLWDNGEIVTEDKTEENEIPPLEDVEDEEYIAHEELTLVARRVLSVQVKEDEAAQRENIFHTRCYVQDKVCSMIIDGGSCTNVASIIMVEKLGLLTLKHPRPYKVKWLNDNGEVKVNKQEYEDVFPEETPHGLPPIRGIEHQIDFVPSAAIPNRPAYKSNPEETKELQMQVNELMKKGCVRESMSPCTVPVLLVPKKDGTWRMCVDCRAINNIPVKYRHLIPRLDDMLDELHGSCVFSKIDLKSGYHHIRMKEGDQWKTAFKTKYSLYEWLVMPFGLTNASNTFMRLMNHVLRTFIGKFVVVYFDDILIYSKNINDHVVHLKSVLDVLRKEKLFANLKKCTFCTEKLVFLGFFVSAQGI